From the Solanum pennellii chromosome 4, SPENNV200 genome, one window contains:
- the LOC107016424 gene encoding uncharacterized protein LOC107016424, with product MTSNIGIYDNFDIGDDVTCRIGTTLMKWRLASGVLCVKKLPPKLKGKFYRMIVRPSLLYGVEFQPIKNSHVRKMHFADIRILLIRMCGHTTSDKIRNEVIEEKRKRFSFVPTSISVCYLIVPNFGVFLREKNWMVGRIFNQSTVPQSETSEFTGNGRIFLSILQNSDDFPVMSSGLMIETC from the exons ATGACAAGTAATATTGGTATATACGATAATTTTGACATTGGAGATGATGTCACATGTCGCATTGGGACAACATTGATGaaatggaggcttgcttctggAGTCTTGTGCGTTAAGAAGCTACCTCCTAAGCTTAAAGGTAAGTTCTACAGAATGATAGTTAGACCGTCCTTGTTGTATGGAGTAGAGTTCCAACCAATTAAGAACTCACATGTTCGGAAGATGCATTTTGCGGATATAAGGATATTGTTGATACGGATGTGTGGACATACTACGAGTGACAAGATCAGAAATGAGGTTATCGAGGAGAAG AGAAAAAGGTTCTCATTTGTTCCTACATCTATATCTGTGTGCTATTTAATTGTTCCTAATTTTGGTGTGTTCTTGAG AGAGAAGAATTGGATGGTTGGTAGGATTTTCAATCAATCAACGGTGCCTCAATCCGAAACGAGTGAATTTACTGGTAACGGTAGGATTTTTCTGTCTATTTTGCAGAATTCTGATGATTTTCCAGTTATGTCAAGTGGTTTGATGATTGAAACCTGTTAG
- the LOC114076816 gene encoding uncharacterized protein LOC114076816, with product MKRKALALADSKIRPVSGNKEPPVSSASVIGASEQELNCLISSIHPRLRYKSANVLRHSLGSTLRDSNSVSPNSSLLKNRALDRNMISPTHRTVESEPVVETLVQANAGTVVRPAGILEANVDLQPIELSTKELLELKPMKCEPIQEISVTSDVTGGDLSTLSDIAAKNSQDQANADIAAKECYGYDYEFDGHYAFAGRVSGDDVYEDGEIREPMMQSIAEDLIADEQIPIAAIYQGSVDQSGIANVQEGCEKDVLRVVPSAGRRGAVRNANEANNEYIGRSDMSPIALSSLRNAETPAYLRHRYMEEEEFHLRRNRDERENIKDVRDRFQDRSYRSSRGNFMPERGRGRDWGSDRGQFHRSRRDRYSGRDFERYRGVADYHYRRNHTTVVRESANEHDYDSRHYGAAFASNRRRNALHSLRHPPAPPIRSRTWSPPWMRQTERFNVHHDSSQHRFPVMYREDRMRSSPRTSFTEEARAPQRRERSPTYTARHLNDTRDVDAVQEHRHPRSLSSRRSPPYRTRVEILDHQERADGRFPEHHSGERTDKKKEVSRRERRSYYANEKCRR from the exons ATGAAAAGAAAAGCTTTAGCTTTAGCTGATTCTAAAATCAGGCCAGTTTCCGGGAACAAAGAG CCTCCTGTTAGTTCTGCTTCTGTTATCGGAGCTAGTGAACAAGAACTTAACTGTCTCATCTCATCAATACATCCTAGACTACGATACAAGTCTGCAAATGTGCTTCGTCATAGTCTTGGTAGTACTTTACGAGACTCCAACAGTGTTAGTCCAAATTCAAGTTTGTTGAAAAATCGGGCATTGGATAGAAACATGATTTCCCCTACTCATAGAACTGTTGAGTCGGAACCTGTTGTAGAAACCTTGGTACAAGCTAATGCTGGAACTGTGGTTCGTCCAGCTGGAATATTGGAGGCTAATGTAGATCTGCAGCCTATTGAGTTGTCAACTAAGGAATTACTTGAGCTAAAACCAATGAAATGTGAACCAATCCAAGAAATATCCGTGACATCCGATGTGACTGGTGGGGACTTATCTACTCTGTCTGATATTGCTGCTAAAAATTCTCAAGATCAGGCAAATGCTGATATTGCTGCTAAAGAATGTTATGgttatgattatgaatttgatgGTCATTATGCTTTTGCGGGACGTGTTAGTGGGGACGATGTATATGAAGATGGTGAGATCCGAGAACCAATGATGCAGTCGATTGCAGAAGACCTAATTGCTGATGAGCAGATACCTATTGCCGCTATTTACCAAGGATCAGTTGATCAATCAGGAATAGCAAATGTGCAGGAGGGATGTGAAAAGGATGTCTTACGTGTCGTACCATCTGCTGGGAGGAGAGGAGCTGTCAGGAATGCTAACGAGGCTAATAACGAGTATATTGGAAGATCTGATATGTCACCAATAGCCCTTTCATCTTTGCGAAATGCTGAAACACCTGCTTACCTCAGGCATAGGTATATGGAGGAAGAGGAATTCCATCTACGAAGGAATag AGATGAAAGAGAGAACATCAAGGATGTGAGAGATAGGTTTCAGGACCGTTCATATCGTAGCTCAAGGGGGAATTTCATGCCTGAAAGAGGGAGGGGCAGGGACTGGGGCAGTGACCGTGGCCAATTTCACAGATCACGTAGAGATAGGTATTCTGGGCGTGATTTTGAAAGGTATCGGGGTGTAGCTGATTATCACTATAGACGTAATCATACAACTGTTGTTCGGGAATCTGCAAATGAACACGACTATGATAGTAGACACTACGGTGCTGCATTTGCAAGTAATAGGAGGAGGAATGCCTTACATTCACTTCGACATCCACCTGCACCTCCTATTAGATCCCGTACATGGTCCCCTCCTTGGATGAGACAGACGGAACGATTCAATGTTCACCACGATTCATCTCAGCACAGGTTTCCGGTTATGTACAGAGAAGATAGAATGAGGTCTTCTCCACGAACTTCTTTTACTGAAGAAGCAAGAGCTCCTCAAAGGCGTGAGCGCTCTCCAACTTATACTGCTCGTCATCTGAACGATACGAGAGATGTGGATGCTGTACAAGAGCACAGGCATCCGAGGTCTCTTTCTAGCAGACGAAGTCCACCTTATAGGACGAGAGTTGAGATTTTAGATCATCAGGAGAGGGCTGATGGTAGATTTCCCGAGCATCACAGTGGTGAACGTACTGACAAGAAAAAGGAAGTATCGCGAAGGGAGAGGAGAAGCTACTACGCAAATGAAAAATGCCGAAGATGA
- the LOC107017717 gene encoding uncharacterized protein LOC107017717, whose amino-acid sequence MPVSGNEEPGVLARQSSSSSSGIPIKKRWNSMFQPPSPICAEPLSNENESKTKCSGLSQKSILNSSSTGKTDTSKNSLLEVKEETPSGVKVGSKPTMLPFLSISSETNLNATSGTSRNVDNIVKPALTQKLASQEAIGMTVVTAVKKEVIAKQGENHSELELPAGSGHVELSLGPKKPHVSSLVDPNSAGSCLMRRTVHPSLLSLSLNKGNDISQDGSCNNELNNNDADDTARTNRSNWDLNTPMDSWDSGEDFPVQDASQVDLLHKTSSLPDIKLPISSASVTGSNGDKGKQVVGSSEQEFNIPFSIHPSLPYKPVDGLHLSLGSTLLRGFDSSVLQSLAKVDSSRVSPHSSLLKNLALSRNMNSTTCKTVKSEPVEEALVQANARTLEAKVGMQSIELSTKGPQELLQEKPMKCEPLHEVSQEISMTANVIAHQSVARVLQLQESSSCSSSSSTLPVPLTPPLGCPSRLSTCSDLSVSGGDLSTPSEYSAHTNEANRSKNALDQANADMAALNANFELKESNVSSDKVEASVSAGMNIEDHMVRKKTQDPHNVFASVEGSANDEEKISISAGTEEECYGSDYESDGHHAFAGHVDSENVGCGREDEEYEDGEVREPMMPSIEEDPIAEGMESEKNNVSSSKNAHSSGVGESHCFNNDDKGYSIPVHTESNDDLVKGCVEKTVQIDHKDGQLQSPLLGKEETTGDDEERPIGAVHQGSVDQSGIADVQERCEKDVFCDVTPVGSSGAGRNAGEANNEYIGRSDMSSTAVSSLQNAETPVNVASSKDLTNFGSKSRIISLPRASNVTPPSNFRPVTGRSLPSRSGRERYSNMEEEKFHLRRNRDETCADGPKFVRDRIQDRSFGSSRGNFMRGRGRGSARFDSLRREWDSGRDFDSYGGVADYRFRPKRRPTVGESEIECNDGPDGHFVRGNTKFTTMQRRGFPRIRSKSPVRSRTRSPGPWSSPRRRLNEGYNNGPPDSSHHRSPAMYREDRMRSSPRTSFTEEIVPRRRDSPSYTTRRLNDLRDVDAVQEHSHPRSLSSRRSPPDRVFTRSNRRLEVLDRRERADGDDYFDGPIHTARFHDLRGGGSTDERRKYGERRGGPIRSFRPPYNSENDNFRFHPSGGPRPFRFYQEADAEFVERSNTRDREFDDTIKDRPLPRRMRNVEEQEGGNFRQSGQLWHDEEFDVSRLKRRRF is encoded by the exons ATGCCGGTTTCCGGGAACGAAGAG CCTGGTGTTCTTGCTCGGCAGTCTAGTAGCTCTTCGTCAGGTATCCCTATTAAGAAGAGGTGGAACTCTATGTTCCAACCTCCTTCACCTATCTGTGCTGAGCCTTTATCTAATGAAAATGAATCCAAGACCAAATGTTCTGGGTTGAGCCAGAAATCGATCTTGAATTCGTCTAGTACAGGTAAAACTGACACTTCCAAGAACTCTCTTCTAGAGGTAAAAGAAGAAACACCTTCTGGTGTGAAAGTTGGCTCTAAGCCTACTATGCTACCATTTTTATCCATATCTTCGGAAACAAATCTTAATGCTACCTCTGGAACTTCAAGAAATGTTGACAATATTGTGAAACCAGCATTGACCCAAAAGCTAGCTAGCCAGGAAGCTATAGGTATGACAGTAGTTACTGCTGTCAAGAAGGAAGTTATTGCCAAACAAGGGGAAAACCACAGTGAACTTGAACTTCCTGCCGGTTCAGGACATGTTGAACTGTCATTAGGCCCAAAGAAACCTCATGTTTCTTCTTTGGTTGATCCGAATTCAGCAGGGAGTTGCCTGATGCGTAGAACTGTACATCCTTCGTTGCTTTCTCTGTCTTTGAACAAAGGGAATGACATTTCCCAGGACGGAAGTTGCAACAATGAATTGAATAACAATGATGCTGATGATACCGCACGCACAAATAGATCTAACTGGGATCTGAATACTCCCATGGATTCATGGGATTCTGGTGAAGATTTTCCTGTTCAAGATGCAAGTCAAGTTGATCTGTTACATAAGACATCTAGTTTACCAGACATAAAGCTGCCTATTAGTTCTGCTTCTGTTACGGGTTCTAATGGTGATAAAGGGAAGCAAGTTGTTGGATCTAGTGAGCAGGAATTTAATATTCCCTTCTCAATACATCCTAGCCTACCATACAAGCCTGTGGATGGGCTTCATCTTAGTCTTGGTAGTACTTTACTGCGAGGGTTTGACTCCTCTGTACTTCAGTCATTAGCTAAAGTAGACTCCAGCAGGGTTAGTCCACACTCTAGTTTACTGAAAAATCTGGCGTTGAGTAGAAATATGAATTCCACTACTTGTAAAACTGTTAAGTCAGAACCTGTAGAAGAAGCCTTGGTACAAGCTAATGCTAGAACATTGGAGGCGAAGGTAGGAATGCAGTCTATTGAGTTGTCAACTAAAGGTCCTCAGGAATTACTTCAGGAAAAACCAATGAAATGTGAACCACTTCATGAAGTTAGCCAGGAAATATCCATGACAGCAAATGTGATTGCTCACCAATCAGTTGCAAGGGTTTTGCAGCTTCAGGAGAGTTCCTCTTGTTCCTCTTCTTCTTCGACATTGCCAGTGCCTTTGACCCCTCCACTGGGATGCCCTTCTAGATTGTCTACCTGTTCAGATTTGTCTGTGAGTGGTGGAGACTTGTCTACTCCGTCTGAGTACTCTGCTCATACTAATGAAGCTAATAGGAGTAAAAATGCTCTAGATCAGGCAAATGCTGACATGGCTGCTCTAAATGCAAACTTTGAACTCAAAGAATCAAATGTATCCAGTGATAAAGTAGAGGCATCTGTTTCAGCGGGCATGAATATTGAAGATCACATGGTGCGCAAAAAGACACAAGACCCACATAATGTGTTTGCAAGTGTTGAAGGATCGGCAAATGATGAGGAAAAGATAAGTATATCAGCTGGTACAGAAGAAGAATGTTATGGTTCTGATTATGAATCTGATGGTCATCATGCTTTTGCGGGACATGTTGACTCTGAGAATGTGGGGTGTGGCAGAGAGGATGAGGAATATGAAGACGGTGAGGTCCGAGAACCAATGATGCCGTCGATTGAAGAAGACCCAATTGCTGAGGGGATGGAATCAGAGAAAAATAATGTATCTTCCAGCAAAAATGCTCATTCTTCTGGCGTTGGGGAATCTCATTGCTTCAATAATGATGACAAAGGTTACAGTATACCTGTTCATACTGAGTCTAATGATGACCTTGTGAAAGGCTGTGTTGAGAAAACTGTCCAAATTGATCATAAAGATGGTCAGCTGCAGAGTCCATTATTAGGTAAGGAGGAAACAACCGGAGATGATGAGGAGAGGCCAATTGGCGCTGTTCACCAAGGATCAGTTGATCAATCAGGAATAGCAGATGTGCAGGAGAGATGTGAAAAGGACGTCTTTTGTGACGTAACACCTGTTGGAAGCAGTGGGGCTGGAAGAAATGCTGGTGAGGCTAATAACGAGTATATTGGAAGATCTGATATGTCATCGACAGCTGTGTCATCTTTGCAAAATGCCGAAACACCTGTTAATGTTGCCTCTAGTAAAGATTTGACAAATTTTGGAAGCAAGAGCCGTATAATCAGCTTACCTCGTGCATCCAATGTGACACCACCTAGTAATTTCAGACCTGTTACAGGTAGATCACTACCTTCAAGAAGTGGAAGAGAAAGGTATTCAAATATGGAGGAGGAGAAATTTCATCTACGAAGGAATAg GGATGAAACTTGTGCTGATGGTCCTAAATTTGTGCGAGATAGGATTCAGGACCGGTCATTTGGCAGCTCAAGGGGGAACTTCATGCGGGGAAGAGGGAGGGGCTCAGCCCGATTTGACAGTTTACGTAGAGAATGGGATTCTGGGCGTGATTTTGATAGCTATGGAGGTGTAGCTGATTATCGCTTTAGACCTAAACGTAGACCTACTGTCGGGGAATCTGAAATTGAATGTAACGATGGACCGGATGGTCATTTTGTTCGGGGCAATACAAAGTTTACCACAATGCAGAGAAGAGGTTTCCCTCGAATACGGTCTAAATCTCCTGTTAGATCTCGTACACGGTCCCCTGGCCCTTGGTCATCTCCTCGGAGGAGATTGAATGAAGGATATAATAATGGTCCCCCAGATTCATCTCATCACAGGTCACCAGCTATGTACAGGGAAGACAGGATGAGGTCTTCTCCACGGACTTCTTTCACTGAAGAGATAGTTCCCCGAAGACGTGATTCCCCCTCATATACTACTCGGCGTCTGAATGATTTGCGGGACGTGGATGCTGTACAGGAGCACAGTCATCCGAGGTCTCTTTCTAGCAGAAGAAGTCCACCTGATCGGGTATTTACTAGAAGCAATAGGAGACTTGAGGTTTTAGATCGTCGGGAGAGGGCTGATGGGGATGATTACTTTGATGGGCCGATACACACTGCTAGATTTCATGATCTTCGTGGTGGTGGAAGTACCGACGAGAGAAGGAAGTATGGTGAGAGGCGTGGAGGACCCATTCGTTCTTTTCGTCCTCCTTATAACAGTGAAAATGACAATTTCCGTTTCCACCCTAGTGGTGGTCCTAGGCCTTTTAGGTTCTATCAAGAAGCTGACGCAGAATTTGTTGAAAGAAGTAATACTAGAGACAGAGAATTTGATGATACTATCAAGGATCGACCTTTACCTAGACGAATGAGAAATGTCGAAGAGCAAGAAGGTGGTAATTTTAGACAGAGTGGGCAGCTTTGGCACGACGAGGAATTTGATGTCTCCAGATTGAAGAGAAGAAGATTTTGA
- the LOC107015756 gene encoding uncharacterized protein LOC107015756 — protein sequence MATLTSSTLQLTKSNPFFSKSPLKFHAPSYSSFTIRATTEESSPSETDEQTTVDSSSDPDSFENRLSQVRLRYRSGTGKKAEVRKTRKGKKGSSGSGSGSGSSVFLPPIPLKEPVSEGLPVEFGFSPFSERVNGRIAMLGLSALLLVELATGKSVINYHTPAIVFIQVYFVAAVAAVYLKNEKEKVSVWPK from the coding sequence atggcgACCTTAACTTCTTCTACTCTGCAACTCACAAAATCAAACCCTTTCTTCTCAAAATCTCCTCTCAAATTCCACGCGCCGTCGTACTCCTCCTTCACTATACGCGCCACCACTGAAGAATCTTCACCTTCCGAAACCGACGAACAAACCACCGTCGATTCATCCTCCGATCCCGACAGTTTCGAGAATCGTCTCTCCCAAGTCCGTCTCCGGTACCGTAGCGGAACAGGGAAGAAAGCGGAGGTACGAAAAACTCGAAAGGGCAAAAAAGGTTCATCTGGATCCGGATCCGGATCCGGGTCGAGCGTGTTTCTCCCACCAATTCCTCTAAAGGAACCTGTTTCCGAAGGCTTACCCGTTGAATTCGGGTTTAGCCCGTTTTCGGAACGGGTCAATGGACGGATCGCCATGCTTGGATTATCCGCATTGCTGCTGGTGGAGCTTGCAACAGGTAAGAGTGTAATTAATTATCATACGCCGGCGATTGTGTTCATTCAGGTTTATTTTGTCGCCGCCGTAGCGGCGGTGTATTTGAAGAATGAGAAAGAGAAAGTTAGCGTTTGGCCTAAATAG